atttgcacaattaaaacttgtgcggcagctgcgcccgtaccttgggaagtctgacttggccacggtggtacatgttctggttacatcctgtatagactactgcaacgctctctacgtggggttgcctctgaaaactgcccggaagctacaactagtacaacaagcggcagccagattactaacgggagcggggtacagggagcatactactcctctgttgcaccagctccactggctgccaaccagcttccgagcacaattcaaagtgctggtgttgacctataaatccctaaacggctctggccctatttacctgtccgaacggattctcccctatgaaccatcaaggttattaagatcttctggaggggccctgctctccctcccaccgccttcgcaatcgcgtttggtggggacaagggacacggccttttcggtggtggtccctcggctttggaactccttccCGATGgatattagatctgcctcttccctcatGACATTTAGAAAgcaggtaaaaacatggctttgggatactgcattcgcagaatgatgactgagtcaataactgctgaccattctagcggatggcgatgaatttgtgattcttttggatgaactgatttttgctgtaatttgtatgaattgtatgaagtgtattttaattttatgttgttagctggccttagtccctcctcggaggtgagatgaccggggtataaaaactctaaataaataaataattagtgggttgttgtaggttttttcaggctatatggccatggtctagagcaagggtccacaaactttttaaacagacgaCCAGGTCAcagccctcaaactgttgggagggccggattataatttgaaaaaaaaccatgaattcctatgcacattgcacataccttataaaaaacacttaaaacaatacaataattaaaatgaataacaattttgacaaatataaacttattggtatttcaatgggaagtgtgggcctgctttaggctgatgagataggattgctgttgttttgtgctttcaaataatttcagacttaggttgaccctgagcaagggccgggtaaatgagcttggagggccgcatccggcccctgggccttagtttgaggacccctggtctagaggcattctctcctgacgttttgatgcatctatggcaagcatcctcagaggtttaataattatattattattactttccggatatcccttgTATTATTATGACTGGAACATGgtcctacagcccgaaaaactcacagcaacccaatggaaGCCACCTTCGCAGGAGAGATGATGCCCCGCTGACCTGGCCAGGGTGAGATGGTGGCCCGGTGGATGGCCTGGGAGGCCCGGGACTTGCAGTAGTCAGAGTGCAGGAGGGCGTTGAAGAGGGTGGACTTCCCGGTGTTGGTGGCGCCCACCAGGTAGACATCCCCATTGAACTTCCAGGAGCGCTGCAGGCGGCTGATGAGGTCCTCCAGGCCGAAGCCTGTCTTGGCGCTGATCAGGTGCGGCTCCTCCTTGGCGGGGAGGCCCGCTTGGGCGCAGGCCTGGCGAAGGCTTCCCCGCAGGCGGCGCAGGTAGTCGTGGGAGTCTCCCGGGAGAAGGTCCACTTTGTTGCCCAGCACCAGGAGGTGGGTTTGGTCCCCGACCAGGCTGGACAGGTCGGGCAAGAGCAGCGACTCAGGGAGGTCGAGGAGGTCGGCCAGGAGCAGCACTAAGGGCGGGCGGTTGTGGCGCGAGGGGGCCTTCAAGGCGGCGCCGACCAGGCTGCGGAACTCCTCCCGGGGCAGCTCCACCTTCAGCGCCTGCCGGTGGTGCACCAGGAGCCAGCAGCGTTGGCACACCGCCCCCTCCAGGCCCTCGCCgccttccccctcctctttcaGGGCCCGGTACTTCTCGCTGGGCAGGTAGCCAGGCAGAACCGGGTCGCGGCAGTGCAGCTCGGCCCCGCAGCCCGGGCAGCCCACGCCGCTGGCCGGCAGCGACGGGTCCGGGAGGCCCGAGGCCTGGTGGAAGCTCGCCCGAGGCGGCTTCCGGCGCCGCTCTTCCGGCCTCGGGCCTGCTCTTTCTCGCGGCGGCGCGGGaggcttcttctcctcctccgggCCCGGCTCTGAGGGGAGGTACTCCGGGAAGACGAACTCCTCTTCTCCTTCCGCCGCGGCCCAGCCCTTGCCCAGCCCCGGGAAAGAGGCCAGGCCGCGGCGAGGCCTTGGGAGCGCCCCAGGCCACAACCGTCCTAGCTGCAGCGCCCGCCTCAGGCCGTTCATGCTCCTCCGTGAGGGAAAGCTGAGGGAAGGGCAGCGAGTCCGAGGGCCAGAGCGGCCCAAGCCAGCCAGCCAGCGAGCGTTCCTTCCGGAAGCAACACCGCCCCCTATCGGAGGCCCCTGGACTCTGCATAACTTCTCCTTTCAGGCTCCTCTGAAATGTGGCTGGGCCTCAAGGCTTGGCAATGGGCCTCAAAGcatttttttccgaatgaagcagagagtgtttgaggaccgggacatccgtagggataccaagatgcttgtttataaagctattgtcctcccaaccctgctatatgcctgcgagacatggactgtctacagacatcacatgcaactcctagaacaattccatcagctgcagatctcttgggaagacaagcggacaaatgtcagcatgctggaagaagtaaagaccaccagcattgaagcgatggtcctctgccatcaactctgctggaccggccacgttgtccggatgcccgaccaccgtctcccaaagcagttgctctactccgaactcaagaatggaaaacggaatgttgatggacaggaaaagagatttaaagatgggctcaaagccaaccttaaaaactctggaatactgagaactgggaagccctggcccttgagcgttctagctggaggtcagctgtgaccagcagtgctgtagaatttgaggaggcacgaatggagggcgaaagagataagcatgccaagaggaaggtgtgtcaaaccaaccacgactgggaccaccttccacctggaaaccaatgcccacactgtggcagaagatgcagatcaagaatagggctccacagtcacctacagacccacccccagtacaccgatcttggaagacaatcctactcggacaatgagggatcgcctaagtgaggcCTCAAGGCAATAGGCCTcaaggaacccccagtggtgctgAGGAAGACATAGTTTTTAATAGAATTTTCATGGGTGCCAATGAGTGAAAGCCCTATATGTCCTCATTTTGCAGAGGCCTTTGTTTGAcagttggggaaaatgctgtcaCAGAGAGGAAGTTACCTCTCAAATAAAAGTTCATCAGGACAAAACAGGTTAGCTAGTACCCCCTAATTTCCCAGCCGCTTGAAGTCCATGCTTGAAACAGAAAAGCACATAAGATTGGACCACTGAGACATTCAGGGCCAGAAATATGAAAGCATAATTGTGCGATTGTTAGCCACTGTGACTGTTTGCCTTCTTGATTGTTAGAGTCATGGAGAGCCAATGAAAATCGGTTAGTCAGCTTGGACCAATGGAATGATTGATTTTTGTACACCAATGAGACAATGCTTTCAATTTTCTGTgaaagtgataaaaaaaattgcaaCCCCATTTCAAGTTGCAACAAACGTTTTGTGCAATGGGCACAAAATGACCTGCTGTCGCCTGTTGCTTTGGCCTGCAATAAAAGCCTTTGTAGAAAGAATCCAACTTGTGGCCTCTTCCTTGCACCGCAGGCCAGGCCTTTAGGGGACTCCTAAGCTCGTGCAGAATTCGGCTggagtcctgctggcacattgagttaaacccttgtgccagcaggacagctgaccaataggtcagcagttcaattcCAGGTTGAGCAGGTccttctgtcaactccagctccccatgagggaagcctcccacaaggatggtaaaagatcaaacatccaggcatcccctgggcaatgtccttgcagaaagccatttctctcacatcagaagcaacttgcagtttctcaagacgccCTTGAAACTAAATAAAAAGCCGTCAAGGCAATAGCCTtcaaaggcaagggcaaactgtggcactccaggtgttctgcacttcaattcccacaattcctaacaattcaatttcccacaattcaacagaaaggaggaaactatggaaaaaagcaaaatctggctaccagtattaaaaaattctaaaatcaggacagtaaataaagaactacaCTTaggaaacagaggaattccagacaggaaacaatcagggccagttaactcctcccaacaaaggattccccccaggtaggaagcaaccagcctttgaagctgcaaggctattcaatgctaattaagctggccatttcacagatatataaaccccacttgtcatAGTACAGCACCCAAATAGTTTCGCCATGTGGGCTTTCTTTATGCAAAACCAGTGATTTTCAAGCCtagctttttcagctgttttgtacttcaactcccagcagcctccaGCAGATTGTTCAACAGTGATAAATTTTGGgaaatgaaattcaaaacatctggaagactaagATGTGGAAAACACTGGATAGACTCCATTAttgtctatagcaggcatggacaagCTTGTCTAGTCTATAGCTTTCTTTGGCATCACCCTGTCGTGCGCACAATCGAATTGCGCAGGCGCCAAGGCTCAAGCTCGTTCAAAGAAAGCGCGTGCGCGAAGGGCCTCCAAGGCTCTCTCTGGAGTGAACGGAAGTGACGTTTGTAAGCGGGACGGAAGTGCCTGGGAAATGCGACCATAAGCTGGTGCTTTCGCTCGAGCGACGTTCTCCGCCTGTGTTTTCTGCTCCTGAGAGTTTGACTTGCCGCCGCCAAGATGTACGACGCGGACGAAGGTGAGGCCCTGCAGAGGGAAGCCGGAGGGCGAGGGGAAGGCAGGGGAGGCTCTCCTGAGGCGCTACGTCTTCCTCGTTGGGGCGGCTGAAGGGTAGCGATACCCCTGGAAGGTGTCCCTGGTAGCAGCTCAGCAATGGCCACAGAACTCCTGCCCTCTAAAAGAAGGCAGGAATTGTTTCCTTAGGGTGAGATGACGCACGTAAGGTCCAAGAGGCCAAACATCCTAATTGTGActccttcctccatttctctcATACACCttgtccctctctcttttctacctttctttcctttttccgatccttttcctctttcacttcccccacttctctttcattctctctttcctttctcttccttcttttcctttaatcctttcctttcctccactcctccacttctctctctctcagtcttacctttctcttcttttatcctttccttcctttgtccttctttcttttcacttcccttctttctccccccaTATATTTCCCCCCACATTCCattgtcttctttcctttctttttcttctttatctgtttccttcctcccgccgttcccctcatacacatgtcacctaggcccttccacacagccatataacccagaatctcaaggcagatgaccatatttgctttgaactggattatctgagtccacactgccatataatacagcccagtgtggattttatacagctgtgtggaaggggtcctagTAGCAGCatcattccttttctttcccagtcACATCACAGAGGTCACTTCAACTCACCAATGGCCAATCCATTTTGatcattttctttctctcagCTTTAGTCCCAAAAGGCTCAAACCCCTCAATTATTTGTGGTGCCAAGCAACCAACGTACATATATactgataaatagatagataaatagatatagggctcttccagacagctttataacccagaatatcaaagcagataatacacaatatctgctttgaactggattatctgagtttgcactgccatataatacagttcaatgtggattttatacagcctgtgtggaaggggctataGATATTCTGAGTGGCCTTAGCCAAAttactcattccttccctccccccacccccaatctgCAACAGAAGAAAGGTCTGCAATACAATGCTTGCAAAACATTTTTCAAgcatatttatttttcattgGTGTTTACTTTATTGATTTAGGTTATTTGGGTTATTGCTAtatatttgatgtttttgtttgcattgtcactaccttgtaagccaccctgagtccttctaggaagatggggcaggatacaaataaagtttttttctttttattattatttaaaaccttGGAAAACTCTGAACACCTTTAAGGATTATATCAGCTACGTGTTAATGGTGGCATAGCCTGGCCAAGTTGAAGTTTCTAATTACTGAAGCAAGGCAAGATTCGCACCATaatttatggttttaattaatcGCTTAAAGTAATTATGTTTCTTTATCCAGGTGGAGGGAGGATTGGGAAGGGAGGATACTTCATTTTagtgggggggggagttgaaggaggaaaaccacttcccccattttcactggttattccccctccccacttcccttaTCATAgacaagggttgtttccatgacagaGACATGAGTGgggagaataacaggaaaacaggggaaaatgGTTTTGCTCCTTCAACCCACCTTCCACCCCAATAAAATGAAGTATCTTTCTCTAGCAGtccctagtggcctccacccagataatggaacagtaccaagtAAAGTTCACAGCATGGCATGTAATAAAGTAaattaaaagcaatggaggaagcACCCTGAAAGCCTTTTCTGGTTACAGTACATTTACAATTCGGATCTCCACTCAGTGGCAACAGTGACCTTTGAGGAAGGGCTCATTCACTGGaagtggtgaaaaggtgtttgcTTGATGCTTTACAATTTAATAAAATGGTCAACCAGACTTGTCAAAGGGCCAAGTGCTTCTAAACTGCCTGGTGTCATGGGAAGGACAAGTTTAAGGAATTCACCAGCTGCTCTGTACACAATTCAAGGACACCTCTTAGACAGGGTATTCCACACATGAGACTCAGCCTGGATAAGCAGAGCAATTGAGCAACATCTCTCCTCTAACAAATGTTTCATCTTTCCATAGTGGGAACAGCTTGCTCTCACCATATCAGTTGGGCAGCAAATCACTCCCAGTTTCAATTTAAACTTTCTAGGAagtgtccaaggtgctgaacccagtCCTGCAGAATAAGGACTGGGGATGGAAcctttaacatttatattaacaTGATAATCCAGTGTAAACTATGAGTACCCTGCACTGCATGGAGTTGTGGCCACCTTTTCAACCAGTACACAGTACAGCTGAAGTAGGGAGTTTGATTTTCTTGCAAGTTGTTGATCTGCTTTAGACAGTGATGTCTTATAGAGCAATTATGAGCATTTTCAGTTGTAACCAACTTTCCTTACTTTACTGTGATATACTCATAAAAATGCCTAGTGCTGTATTCTTAATTCTTGGAAAAGTATTATAATTAGATATATGAAATGCCTTGATATAAATATGAATTCAGATCATGTTTTAGTAGTTTGCACAGAGGGAATCGAATCTCTATTCTTTGTAAGATTCTTGAATAGTAGACCTGGGCAAGGCCTCTGCTTTATTTAGTTTCAGAAGCATTGCATAAGTAAACAAGtttaaactgataaaataaagggatcataagcagctaaatagttttagactcccagaaatcccagccagtttactagctgttaggatttctgggaattgaaggccaaaacatctggggacccacaggttgagaaccactgctttagaccaaaaacaggcaacagcgactgcattgtctttAGCTTTAAAACAGTTCTTCCCGTGAAGGCCTCTGCTGAGATCAAAGGAAATAATGTTTGCAATTTTAGAAATAAAAGTGAAATATATTATCCCCATGTATTTTGTGAAAATATTTGCATCGAAAGGTTTTAAAAAAACGACTATGGAAGTGTTGGACTTTGCCTTTTCTTGGCAGATATGCaatatgatgaagatgatgatgaaatcACCCCAGATTTGTGGCAAGAAGCATGCTGGATTGTCATCAGGTAAGTGTTCATATAAAGAATATGAAAGAATTCAGATTCACTCTAAAATAAACCCTTTTTAAACTTTGTTGAATTCCATTGAATTGAAGAACCTACCCATAATGTCTTCCAcagaaaacaatacatcatgCAACTTGAACATACTAGTATGTTTCAAGTCTAATACTGGAGGAAATTATTCTTCTGAAGTTAGGGATGTTACAATATTCACATGAATCAAAAAATGAAACGATGTATTTCTGCTTTGGAACTCTTGTGTAGTTCACTAACATTTTTATATTAATCAAGGAGGTCTAGGGAGGATATTTGAAGAAGCTATTTTGGAATGCGCTGTTATTCTGCAGTAGTAATTCTCATTGATTTTAACTTGTTTTGCAAAGCTCTTACTTTGATGAAAAGGGCCTGGTCCGTCAGCAGCTTGATTCATTTGATGAGTTCATTCAGATGTCTGTGCAGAGAATTGTCGAAGATGCCCCACCCATTGATCTGCAAGCAGAAGCTCAACATGCTACAGGCGAAGTAGAAGAGCCAGTAAGTTTTGATATGATGATGAAACAAATCCAAAATGTTGGTATTTTGTTTAAAGCAGTTTAGGAAAGGTATTTCATAAATGGGATGCCCTGCAGAAaaggctattttttttttcaagagatGGGCTGGTAGAAGAAGCAGTGTTTCTTTGGGTATTTTCGTTCCAAGCCATTTGGAGCATTTAATACCAGTGCACTGTAGCTAATAGGTAACAAGTTCAGAGCTCTTAGAAATCCTACATTGTTGTACCCATTAGGAGACAAATTCTGCAGGCCACCTTTTAGGCATGTTTCTCATAAAATCAGCCTGGCCAACTAAAGTAGAGTTTGCTTCCCTTTTGTTACTAGTGGCAAGACTAGATCCAAATGCTTCCCAAAATATTTGCATCTGCTTCTTCAAGGAAAGTACAGTCCTGTTTTGAAGGATCTGTACACCAAACTCCCATTTGTTGCCTCTCATCAAAGCTATTAACTTAGTCTAGATACCAGCAATGAAAAATGACATGTGAAACAATAAGACAATCCTTAAGAAACTAATCATTTTACAACTTATGTTCCATGAAGCATAAGCATTTTCCCCATACACTTATCAGAAATGTGCCTATCCATCTCTCTGGTGTCTCTGATTTCATTCAAAATTGTCTGAACATGATGAACTACATATTTTTCATATGAagaccagtttttttaaaaaaaaacaaagttgcTATTTTGAACTATGTACTTTCTGTCATTAGGCTGATGAAGAAGATGGTGAAGTGGAGACAGGGGAACAGTACCAAATCAGGCCTAAACTGCATAGTGTTGGAGGGGCCATGCGCCAATTCTGCTTGATCCTAGTGAATCATCAGCATGCTCTGCTGATGCAGATGTGCCAGGAGGAGTACAGCCTGGCTGAAAATACCCTATGCTGCCCTCCTTGGCACTCCTACCTACACCTACACTTGCTCCCACCCAGCTTGTCATTTATACATTCCTATATTTTCAGAACACTTAATCTAACTAATAATATAGAACTAGAATGAAACATATTTTATAAGCTGCTACTTGTCATGTTCTGTAAAATGTCTAATCAAATCCATGTGTTTGGGACATTTTCAGCCTCGCTATCTTTTGAAATTTGAGCAAATTTATCTATCCAAGCCTACACATTGGGAAAGAGATGGTGCCCCTTCACCTATGATGCCAAATGAAGCGAGACTGAGAAACCTCACGTAAGAAACTACAGCTTTTATAACTAGTGATGGTATACAGTATATTCCTGTTTCCACTATCCCATGCCCAACCCTTTTATAATTTGCCATGTCTATTTGTAACCCTGGCCATTGGTTTTGTTGAACCTCTACTGATGGAACTGTAATGAAAtgggtttaaaatatttttttatctttGGTGTGCtttagcagattttttttttggtattttacgATGCTTTCAGTTGTTATTTTGTCTGTTAAGTTTAATTAGATTGTGTTATAGTGTCAAAGGTGTTTCTCTTGATGTAATTGTGTGTATGGTTTCTttccggcactgaatgtttgccttacatgttggaaaccatcctgagtccctttggggagagaagatggtatacaaataaattattattattattattattattgggtgatGCCTCACTTGTTATTGTTGTCAGAAGTACAGTATAGTAGTACAAAAGATGTAAGCTTGAATTGGTATTATTTAAATTACTTGGGAAATCACTTATATCATTACAAGTCTATTCAACTTCTCTTTCAAAGGTACTCTGCTCCATTGTATGTGGACATAACTAAGACAGTTGTTAAAGAAGGAGAGGATCAGTTACAGACGCAACATCAAAAAACATTTATAGGAAAGATCCCTATCATGCTGCGATCCACATATTGCCTGCTAAATGGCTTGACTGACCGTGATCTTTGTCAACTGAATGAGTGCCCTCTTGATCCTGGTGGCTATTTTATTATTAATGGATCAGAAAAGGTAAGGAGTAGGAATTCTGAAAAAGAAATAGTCTATATAGAATGTTGAATATTTTGCCACATGGTGGCTTCAGTCAGCTTAGCAGTCATGTGTTTACTTTTAAGGCTGTGTCATCTTCTTAAATATAAGAATGAAGTCCCACTGTTccacttaccatatatacttgagtataagccaagttttccagctcctttttaggctgaaaaagtcattaatattattacatttatagtattttactctattattattattttcattacatttatattattttactctattattataggaaggatacataagcacatttacattgaagaaggttagaataatggtttaatcagagttggacagtcttatcttaaattatagttttatgtaaatattcaaaaacatttaacctacggatgccccaattaatgtaattttattggtatctatttttattttgaaatttaccagtagctgctgtgtttcccacccttggcttatactcgagtcaatacattttcttagttttttgtggtaaaatgagatgccttggcttatattcgggttggcttatactcaagtatataaagTAGTTATCACCACTCAGTGCCCTAGAATGCTGAGCATATTAAGAGAACATGAGTTGGGTCTTTCAATTACATTTCCTACTTAGAACAAACAAAGGAAGGAGTTTAAGCTGAAAGACAGTGATTTTGTTTAAGACACTAAGTGATCTCTATGTTTCCTGAAAGGGCGTTTGGattgtaacattaaaaaaaacccctgagcCAAGATATTCCCTATATTCTGTTCAAAACTCTTTATTCTAGTTTCTGGTTCAGATGATAGCATCTCCACTATATATTGGAATGGGATGGCAAatgccctgttgttgttgttgctgttgttgaactgcaatttcCAGCAATCTTAGGCAACATAGTCAGGGTGAGGTATGCTGGCAGTCACAGTCTAGCAGCTTTGGGTGAGCTGCCTGATTTTCATCCCTGCTTCCGGAGCCAAGATCCTAAAAGTGTCTAACGTTATGACCATTAACTTGACAATAGTTACTTTAGCTTTGTTTGCATTCTCTGAACAGGTTCTGATTGCTCAGGAGAAAATGGCTACCAACACAGTATATGTGTTTGCAAAGAAGGATTCTAAATATGCGTATACAGGAGAATGCCGTTCCTGCCTGGAGAATTCTTCTCGACCCACAAGTACGATATGGGTTAGCATGTTGGCTCGAGGTGGGCAGGTAAGAATTTTAAATAAAACATCTGTTAATGGAAATGCATGTGGGATAAGGAGGGTGTTCAGTTCTAAACAGATAACCCATGAAAAAGATTAGCAAATATTCTAAACTTCAGGtgtgtgattttaaatgtttgtatttttatGAAACTGCTTGAGTCGGTAAAGGAGTGTCGGTTACAATGATCCtaaattgaaatattttaaaatactcatTCCTTTCCATGTTGTACAAGCTTTAAAATTGGCTTGAGTTGAGCTACTGAAAAATAATTTGGCAGATTTCTTCAttcttggggggtggggggggggtgagaacgACTttgtaaaacataaacaatatgcGGATTATCATGTTTCCCACCCTTGCCTTAAGTTATGCTGCATTCTTAAGACttcaagtttgtttgtttttattttacttgtatCCTGCCTTTTCACTTAAGTTCGGATGCATGACACTAAAATTTCTAATAAGtataaattataaatgtaaatTATACTTTTAAATAGTtgataaaacactttaaaatatgtTAGTACACTAAAGAGTTCAGGCATCTATTTAGACATGGTCTTCTTTGGTGCAAAAGTGTTTGTTTGCTTGCAGAAGGACAATAGGCAAAGAGTTATTTTGATTACCCTGCAGAATGATCTAGATTAGGCTAGAGGCTTCTAATCTAGGAGCTTCTAGCCTTCAAATTGTGAGTTTGACTAATGTCTATACCAGTCTTTggctctccaggagttttgggcttcaactcccacaattcctaacagctggtaagctggctaggatttctggggttgaagtccaaaacacccaaagagcctaattttgcccatgcctgatctacactgaccactgtCTAGCTAGATCAGCTCTGTGGCAGCTAAATACCACCATGTGGCCGATGCAGGTCTCCCCAGAGCAAGGCTGGCTTAATATGGAGCTTATTGTAAGTTAGGCTAAGCCCCAGGATTTAGGTTTTTCCACCAACTTAAGGGCAGTGAAGACAGTTGGGTGGTTCTTAAGCGGACCTGGACACAATTGTCTTCAGTGATGTCCTGCAGCCTGGGAACATCAGATGGCAATTTATTGTCGTCTCgtgtgtctccccccccccccccccccgccctctttGCAATGTCCCCAGCCACAACATACCATCTGCCTGCTTTCTGGTATTCTGGTTGACATCAGGCAGAGTGCTGTTGTGCCAAGAATGATGGAAAGAAGGGGGTACTTTCCTTTCCTCCAGCTCCCTTAGAGCAGCTGCACTCTGGTTGATGTGAGTTGGAGCATTGATGGCAAGACGAGGCTGGGGGTGGAATGACAAGGGCCTGCCGTCCTGTATCCCCAGGCTGCAGGATAGCAATGGTACAGGGAGCGGGGAGAAGGGAGGTGTACACTCATAGTGTGGATGCCCAATGGTGCCAAACCATGTTTTGTACAACCGAGCAAGATGGACTCTCCCCTACTTCTGAGGAAGTTGAGGGAGTCCCTGTCAAGACTCCATGTGGGTCCAATTCAGGATCTGCGATACTGAATCAGCCCCGCATTCTGATTCAGCCTAGAagggcctagagcagtggttctcaatctgtgggtccacaggtgctttggccaacaactcccagaaatcccagccagtttaccagctgttaggatttctcggagttgaaggcccaaacatctgaggaaccacaggttgagaaccattggcctaGAGTTATAACAGAAAAAGATAGGGAAGTTCAAACTGCATCAAAGTTAGGGGACATTGCTCAGGTGTTCATTTGGGTTTAAGTATTTTGATTGAATAGTATTTTAACTGATGAGATTCCCAAATAAAACATGGTGGGCATTATCAGGCCACTTATCAAAGATATGCTGAATTTCATCACATG
This genomic interval from Anolis sagrei isolate rAnoSag1 chromosome 2, rAnoSag1.mat, whole genome shotgun sequence contains the following:
- the NOA1 gene encoding nitric oxide-associated protein 1, which translates into the protein MNGLRRALQLGRLWPGALPRPRRGLASFPGLGKGWAAAEGEEEFVFPEYLPSEPGPEEEKKPPAPPRERAGPRPEERRRKPPRASFHQASGLPDPSLPASGVGCPGCGAELHCRDPVLPGYLPSEKYRALKEEGEGGEGLEGAVCQRCWLLVHHRQALKVELPREEFRSLVGAALKAPSRHNRPPLVLLLADLLDLPESLLLPDLSSLVGDQTHLLVLGNKVDLLPGDSHDYLRRLRGSLRQACAQAGLPAKEEPHLISAKTGFGLEDLISRLQRSWKFNGDVYLVGATNTGKSTLFNALLHSDYCKSRASQAIHRATISPWPGTTLNLLKFPIINPTPYRIFRREARLKADAEKTEEDLSEEERKLLKSLKKQGYLIGRVGRTFAEPEKQRKNYEIDFDAEALSFSMEEETSLPAKTVPTKVELTYNEVKDARWFYDTPGIVKDGCVLNLLNEKEVKHVLPTCAIIPRTFLLKPGMTLFLGALGRIDYLQGDSPSWFSVVASNSLPVHFTTVEKADALYQKHAGRTLLKVPMGGEERMKDFPPLISQDVTLEGIDEAQAVADIKLSTAGWVAVTAHSNSKIHLRCYTPKGTELTIRKPPLLPYIVNIKGPRLKGSPAYKSKKPPPLVRNLKVNINQGKKSKK